A region from the Nostoc sp. HK-01 genome encodes:
- a CDS encoding phosphoribulokinase: MSRPIILGIVGDSAAGKTTLTKGIAQVLGPENVTLICTDDYHRYDRQQRSEIGITALHPDCNHLDIMQQHLSLLRTGQPILKPVYSHKTGTFEPPVYIKPNKFVIIEGLLGYSTRAARDCYDVKVYLAPPEPLRAKWKVKRDTLKRGYTPEQVLAELDKREPDSEQFIRPQRQWSDIVVSFYPPNGEVEEANGHLNVRLVLRPTIPHPDFTPIINLSNGASGSAIRLGLDRDMNKPVDVLEVDGHATLEQVNKLEHIICSDMPHLHSVCDRESNPELGKIAGTTGETLQSYPLALTQLIITYHMLKATQIHQ; the protein is encoded by the coding sequence ATGAGCCGTCCAATAATTCTTGGGATTGTAGGTGATAGTGCTGCTGGTAAAACAACATTAACCAAAGGGATTGCTCAGGTACTTGGGCCAGAAAATGTTACTCTCATTTGTACAGATGACTACCACCGTTATGATCGCCAGCAACGATCAGAAATTGGCATTACAGCCTTACATCCTGACTGCAACCATCTAGATATTATGCAGCAGCACCTGTCCCTACTCCGCACAGGACAGCCAATTCTCAAACCTGTTTACAGCCACAAAACGGGGACTTTTGAGCCGCCAGTTTACATTAAGCCCAATAAATTTGTCATTATTGAAGGTCTACTTGGCTATTCTACCCGTGCCGCCCGTGACTGTTACGATGTCAAAGTTTATCTAGCACCCCCCGAACCATTACGCGCTAAGTGGAAAGTTAAACGAGACACCCTCAAACGCGGCTACACTCCAGAACAGGTATTGGCAGAATTAGACAAGCGTGAACCAGACTCAGAACAATTTATTCGTCCTCAACGACAATGGTCAGATATCGTAGTCAGTTTTTATCCACCTAATGGTGAAGTTGAGGAAGCTAATGGCCACCTCAATGTGCGTCTAGTCCTACGTCCTACTATTCCTCATCCCGATTTCACCCCAATTATCAATTTAAGCAATGGCGCTTCTGGGTCAGCAATTCGCTTGGGACTAGACCGAGACATGAATAAACCCGTGGATGTCTTGGAAGTTGATGGTCACGCCACCTTAGAACAGGTGAATAAACTAGAACATATTATTTGTTCTGATATGCCCCATTTACACAGTGTCTGCGATCGCGAAAGTAACCCAGAATTAGGCAAAATTGCAGGGACAACTGGAGAAACTTTACAAAGTTACCCCTTGGCTCTTACCCAACTAATTATTACTTACCACATGCTGAAGGCGACGCAAATACATCAATAG
- the valS gene encoding valyl-tRNA synthetase, with translation MTATISNLPSLYDPFTTEAKWQKFWEENQVYKADPNHNGEPYCVVIPPPNVTGSLHMGHAFESALIDVLVRYHRMQGRNTLWLPGTDHASIAVHTMLERQLKKEGKTRAELGREEFLERAWQWKAESGGTIVNQLRRLGVSVDWSRERFTLDEGLSKAVVEAFVSLYKEGLIYRGEYLVNWCPATQSAVSDVEVEKQEVNGNLWHFRYPLTDGSGYVEVATTRPETMLGDTGVAVNPNDDRYKHLIGKTLTLPIMQREIPIIGDELVDPTFGTGCVKVTPAHDPNDFEMGKRHNLPFINILNKDGTLNANAGEFQGQDRFVARKNVVSRLEADGVLVKIEDYKHTVPYSDRGKVPIEPLLSTQWFVKIRPMADSALEFLDQQNSPEFVPQRWTKVYRDWLVSLRDWCISRQLWWGHQIPAWYAVTETGGQITDTTPFVVAKSADEAWEKAKAQFGENVQLQQDPDVLDTWFSSGLWPFSTLGWPEQTPDLAKYYPTTTLVTGFDIIFFWVARMTMMAGHFTGKMPFHDVYIHGLVLDEKGQKMSKTKGNGIDPLLLIDKYGTDALRYTLVKEVAGAGQDIRLEYDRDKDESSSVQASRNFANKLWNAARFVMMNLDGQTPQQLRQPVASELSDRWILSRYHQVINQTTNYINNYGLGEAAKGIYEFIWGDFCDWYIELVKSRLQPGADPTSRRAAQQVLAYVLEGILKLLHPFMPHITEEIWQTLTQQPAESLQTLALQAYPQADANLIDPALEEQFDLLIGTIRTIRNLRAEADVKPGAKVKVNLQTDSPKEQQILTAGQSYIKDLAKVEALTFAEEQKSQTLAPSKSQWNWKTIGLVIVGLVFLRVGLAVAHTVNQIPFAGTFFEIVGLGYSIWFIARSILFAEAKLPEQLPAVLEAVPASEQTIAGVIGTIQVVIPLTGVVDIEALRAKLEKSISKVEAEAQSLRGRLSNPKFVDKAPTDVVQGAKDALAEAEKQAEILRLRLQTLL, from the coding sequence ATGACCGCAACTATCTCGAATCTCCCCAGTCTCTACGATCCCTTTACCACTGAAGCTAAGTGGCAAAAATTCTGGGAAGAAAACCAAGTTTACAAAGCTGACCCCAATCACAACGGCGAACCTTACTGTGTTGTGATTCCGCCGCCGAATGTTACTGGCAGTTTGCATATGGGTCACGCTTTTGAAAGTGCGCTAATTGATGTTCTTGTACGCTATCACCGGATGCAGGGACGCAATACTTTGTGGCTACCTGGAACTGACCACGCTAGTATCGCTGTCCATACGATGCTAGAAAGACAACTCAAAAAAGAGGGTAAAACTCGTGCTGAGTTGGGACGTGAAGAGTTTCTCGAACGCGCTTGGCAGTGGAAGGCAGAGTCTGGGGGAACAATTGTTAATCAATTACGCCGCTTGGGTGTGTCTGTGGACTGGTCACGGGAACGGTTCACGTTAGATGAGGGCTTATCTAAAGCTGTGGTGGAAGCTTTTGTGAGTCTTTACAAGGAAGGGTTAATTTATCGTGGCGAATATTTGGTGAACTGGTGTCCGGCTACTCAGTCGGCGGTGTCGGATGTTGAGGTGGAAAAACAAGAGGTTAATGGTAATCTTTGGCATTTCCGTTATCCCCTGACAGATGGTTCTGGTTATGTGGAGGTGGCGACGACTCGACCAGAAACGATGCTGGGTGATACTGGGGTGGCGGTGAATCCCAATGATGATAGATATAAGCATCTGATTGGGAAGACTTTGACTTTGCCAATTATGCAGCGCGAAATTCCAATTATTGGCGATGAGTTGGTCGACCCAACTTTTGGTACAGGTTGCGTGAAGGTAACGCCAGCACATGATCCCAATGATTTTGAAATGGGTAAGCGTCACAATCTGCCGTTTATTAATATTTTGAATAAAGATGGAACTCTGAATGCCAATGCTGGGGAGTTTCAAGGACAAGACCGCTTCGTGGCGCGAAAGAATGTAGTTTCGCGTCTGGAAGCTGATGGGGTTTTAGTAAAAATTGAAGATTATAAGCATACCGTTCCTTATAGCGATCGCGGTAAAGTTCCCATTGAACCTCTCCTCTCGACTCAATGGTTTGTCAAAATTCGTCCAATGGCGGACAGCGCATTAGAATTCCTTGACCAACAGAATTCCCCTGAGTTTGTTCCCCAACGCTGGACAAAGGTTTACCGTGATTGGTTGGTAAGTCTGCGAGATTGGTGTATCTCTCGACAATTGTGGTGGGGACACCAAATTCCCGCTTGGTATGCGGTGACTGAAACAGGCGGACAAATTACCGATACTACGCCGTTTGTTGTGGCGAAATCTGCCGATGAGGCTTGGGAGAAAGCTAAAGCCCAATTCGGCGAAAATGTTCAGCTTCAACAAGACCCGGATGTACTAGATACTTGGTTTTCTTCGGGACTATGGCCATTTTCAACTTTGGGCTGGCCAGAACAAACCCCAGATTTAGCTAAGTACTATCCCACAACTACCTTAGTGACAGGATTTGACATTATCTTTTTCTGGGTAGCCAGAATGACGATGATGGCTGGTCATTTCACCGGGAAAATGCCGTTTCATGATGTTTACATCCACGGGTTAGTGCTGGATGAAAAAGGTCAGAAAATGTCTAAGACTAAAGGTAATGGCATTGACCCATTATTATTAATTGATAAATATGGCACAGATGCCTTACGCTACACCTTAGTGAAAGAAGTGGCGGGTGCTGGTCAAGATATCCGCTTAGAATACGATCGCGACAAGGATGAATCATCATCAGTGCAAGCTTCGCGCAACTTTGCCAACAAGTTGTGGAATGCGGCGCGGTTCGTGATGATGAATTTGGATGGACAGACACCCCAACAACTAAGACAACCCGTTGCTAGTGAATTGAGCGATCGCTGGATTCTTTCTCGCTATCATCAAGTTATTAACCAGACTACCAATTATATCAATAACTATGGTTTAGGGGAAGCCGCCAAGGGAATTTACGAATTTATTTGGGGTGATTTCTGTGACTGGTATATTGAGTTGGTGAAATCTCGCTTACAGCCAGGTGCAGACCCCACATCCCGCCGCGCCGCCCAGCAAGTCCTCGCCTACGTACTGGAAGGGATTTTAAAATTACTGCATCCCTTTATGCCCCACATCACCGAGGAAATTTGGCAAACCCTCACTCAACAACCCGCAGAATCTCTGCAAACTTTAGCTTTACAAGCTTATCCCCAAGCTGATGCCAACTTAATTGATCCCGCGTTGGAAGAACAATTTGACCTGCTAATTGGCACTATCCGCACAATTCGCAATTTACGGGCGGAGGCGGATGTTAAGCCAGGGGCGAAAGTTAAGGTGAATTTGCAAACTGATAGCCCCAAGGAACAGCAAATTTTAACGGCGGGACAATCTTATATCAAAGATTTGGCTAAGGTAGAAGCTTTGACGTTTGCGGAAGAACAAAAAAGCCAAACTTTAGCGCCGTCAAAATCGCAGTGGAATTGGAAGACCATTGGCTTAGTAATAGTCGGGCTTGTATTTCTGCGAGTCGGTTTAGCGGTGGCGCATACCGTTAATCAAATTCCCTTTGCTGGTACTTTCTTTGAAATTGTGGGTTTAGGTTATAGTATTTGGTTTATTGCCCGCAGTATATTGTTTGCCGAAGCTAAACTCCCAGAACAGTTACCAGCAGTTTTAGAAGCAGTTCCAGCCTCAGAACAAACCATTGCTGGGGTAATTGGTACAATTCAAGTCGTTATTCCCCTGACTGGTGTAGTTGACATTGAAGCCCTACGTGCCAAATTAGAGAAAAGCATCAGCAAGGTCGAAGCCGAAGCCCAGTCCCTCAGAGGTAGGTTAAGCAATCCTAAGTTTGTCGATAAAGCCCCAACTGACGTAGTACAAGGAGCCAAAGATGCCTTAGCTGAGGCTGAAAAACAAGCAGAAATTTTGCGCTTACGCCTTCAGACGTTGCTGTAG
- a CDS encoding major facilitator transporter — MSRSPWLYIPTLYFASGVPYIIINTVSVIFYKKLGVDNTQIAVWTSLLYLPWVIKMFWGPIVDTYSTKRTWILYTQLAMFCCLGFIAFCLQLPNFFFISLGALTVGAFISATYDIATDGFYLLALTPEQQALFVGIRSLFYRLAVIFGSGLLVVLAGQLEKYLNNIPLSWTIAIGFSAVVLAILCIFHRFSLPLPDADKPRQLQSTDSIPFWTIISSYFAQEKILVIVAFILLYRFGEAMLVKFASLFLLDKPEAGGLGLSTSDVGLVYGTFGVISLIAGGILGGLVIAKYGLRRCLFPMALALNLPDLFYVYMAYNQPSLNLVYLLVSLEQFGYGFGFTAFSVYLMYISQGEYKTSHFAISTGIMALGMMLPGIVSGYLQPLLGYTLFFSLVCLLTIPGMIVLFFIPLKEETQKKSPAH, encoded by the coding sequence ATGTCACGCTCCCCCTGGCTTTACATCCCCACCTTATATTTCGCCTCCGGTGTACCTTACATCATCATCAACACCGTCTCAGTCATCTTTTACAAAAAACTCGGCGTAGACAACACACAAATTGCCGTGTGGACAAGTCTGCTTTATCTCCCCTGGGTCATTAAAATGTTCTGGGGGCCAATTGTTGATACTTATTCCACCAAACGAACTTGGATACTCTATACCCAACTAGCAATGTTCTGTTGCTTGGGTTTCATAGCCTTTTGCTTACAGCTGCCTAATTTCTTTTTTATCTCCCTCGGTGCATTAACCGTGGGAGCATTTATTTCCGCTACTTATGATATTGCCACAGATGGCTTTTATCTACTAGCTTTAACTCCCGAACAGCAAGCCTTGTTTGTTGGGATTCGTTCATTATTTTATCGACTTGCGGTTATTTTTGGTTCGGGACTGTTAGTGGTTTTAGCTGGTCAACTTGAAAAATATCTTAACAACATTCCCTTAAGCTGGACTATTGCGATCGGTTTTTCTGCTGTAGTTTTAGCCATACTTTGTATTTTTCACCGTTTCAGTTTACCGTTACCAGATGCCGATAAACCACGACAGCTACAAAGCACAGATAGCATACCTTTTTGGACAATTATTAGTTCCTATTTTGCCCAAGAAAAAATTCTTGTCATTGTAGCATTTATCTTACTTTACCGATTTGGTGAGGCAATGCTTGTCAAGTTTGCTTCTTTATTTTTGTTAGATAAACCAGAAGCGGGCGGGCTAGGATTATCGACATCAGATGTTGGTTTAGTATACGGCACATTCGGTGTGATATCACTAATCGCAGGTGGAATTTTAGGTGGATTAGTAATTGCCAAGTATGGTTTAAGAAGATGTCTGTTTCCTATGGCTTTAGCCTTGAACTTGCCAGATTTATTTTATGTATATATGGCTTATAATCAACCTTCATTGAACTTAGTTTATCTGCTGGTTTCATTAGAGCAATTTGGTTATGGTTTTGGGTTTACAGCTTTTAGTGTTTACTTAATGTATATTTCTCAAGGTGAATATAAGACATCTCATTTCGCCATATCTACTGGCATCATGGCACTAGGTATGATGCTACCTGGAATAGTCAGTGGATATTTGCAACCATTATTAGGATATACATTGTTTTTTAGCTTGGTTTGTTTGCTAACTATTCCAGGAATGATTGTTTTATTTTTCATTCCTTTAAAAGAAGAAACACAGAAAAAATCTCCTGCACATTAG
- a CDS encoding ATPase, BadF/BadG/BcrA/BcrD type — protein MSYVLGIDGGGSKTVCILMDNNHQVLGHAKAGASNYQSIGIEAALKSIHSAINAAVNEALKFTNAIKISAICLGLAGIGRSGDIEVVKNMVQELQNSQFLPITWDLQPANIVICHDALIALVGGVGHDVGIVVAAGTGSITFGRNQQGETKRVGGWGYILGDEGSAYKIAVAGMQAALKSYDGREIQTSLVQDFKQHLGFQSIEELIEVIYRRGWGVKEIASLAPIVDLAAASGDKLANSVIDDAVKELVKATSTVINTIFSPDSAFEIVTTGSVWQGKSQIHERFTTAIVNQFPHVKVMFPRYEPAYGAGLLALQSLYNTRLRV, from the coding sequence ATGAGTTATGTTTTAGGAATAGATGGCGGTGGTAGTAAAACCGTCTGTATCTTGATGGATAATAATCATCAAGTACTAGGTCATGCTAAAGCAGGCGCATCTAACTATCAAAGCATCGGTATTGAAGCAGCACTCAAATCAATTCACTCTGCTATTAATGCAGCTGTGAATGAAGCGTTAAAGTTCACCAATGCAATCAAAATCTCAGCCATCTGTTTAGGTTTAGCTGGTATTGGACGTTCTGGAGATATTGAAGTAGTTAAAAATATGGTGCAGGAATTACAAAACAGTCAATTCCTGCCGATTACTTGGGATTTACAGCCAGCTAATATAGTAATTTGCCATGATGCTTTAATTGCTTTAGTTGGCGGAGTCGGTCATGATGTAGGAATTGTCGTGGCTGCGGGTACTGGTTCCATAACTTTTGGTCGAAATCAACAAGGAGAAACTAAAAGAGTAGGCGGTTGGGGATACATTTTAGGAGATGAAGGAAGCGCCTATAAAATCGCTGTTGCTGGTATGCAAGCAGCATTAAAATCTTATGATGGGCGTGAGATACAAACAAGTTTGGTACAAGATTTTAAACAGCATCTTGGTTTCCAGAGTATAGAAGAATTAATAGAAGTAATATATCGCCGCGGATGGGGAGTTAAAGAAATAGCATCTTTAGCACCAATTGTAGATTTAGCAGCAGCTTCAGGCGATAAATTAGCTAACAGTGTAATTGATGATGCTGTTAAGGAATTAGTGAAAGCTACATCTACAGTTATTAATACAATTTTTAGTCCTGACTCAGCTTTTGAAATTGTGACTACAGGTAGTGTGTGGCAAGGTAAATCTCAAATACATGAGAGATTTACAACAGCAATAGTTAATCAATTTCCGCACGTAAAGGT